The Streptomyces sp. NBC_01268 genome window below encodes:
- a CDS encoding extracellular solute-binding protein, whose amino-acid sequence MRSARLRRTRRPAAVALVSALALTALAACGTSSSSSDDGDAGAGAPSDPSKPLDPKTKVTLTIDCMPPAAKAAELKEWKADVAEFNKTYPNVTIEGRSTPGQCLEPPRFTAMLKAKSQPDVFYTYFTDLPQVLSEDGAADITAYVNPASVPALKDIDTDVLGSLKHDGKLYGLPTSNYTMGLLVNRKLFKDAGLDPDNPPRTWDEVRAAAKKIAGLGDGIAGFGEYSAGNTGGWHFTAQMYSLGGDVVDASGKKAAFNDELGRKVARNLHAMRWEDDSMGKTQLLKWGDLQKQIATDKLGMFLAAPDDIAYMVQQLGATYGNFGMGPIPGGRNTLAGGNNYMVKKGISGDKIKAAVAWLNFKNLTVGKGQFDWARAKTDGLPVGVPQPNFWLNGSKAEDDANRVRNATMPVANFKSFMDNPVAGKAEPPKAQEVYKVLDNVMSALLTNKDADIDKLLATAETQVNQVLSHQ is encoded by the coding sequence ATGAGAAGTGCCCGGCTCCGCCGTACCCGCAGACCCGCCGCGGTCGCCCTCGTCTCCGCCCTCGCGCTGACCGCGCTCGCCGCCTGCGGCACGAGCAGCAGCAGCAGCGACGACGGCGACGCCGGAGCCGGCGCGCCCTCGGACCCCTCGAAGCCGCTCGACCCCAAGACCAAGGTCACGCTCACCATCGACTGCATGCCGCCGGCCGCCAAGGCCGCCGAGCTCAAGGAATGGAAGGCGGACGTCGCCGAGTTCAACAAGACGTACCCGAACGTCACCATCGAGGGCCGCTCCACCCCCGGCCAGTGCCTCGAACCCCCGCGCTTCACGGCGATGCTCAAGGCCAAGTCGCAGCCGGACGTCTTCTACACGTACTTCACCGACCTGCCCCAGGTGCTCTCCGAGGACGGCGCCGCCGACATCACCGCCTACGTCAACCCGGCGTCCGTTCCGGCCCTCAAGGACATCGACACCGACGTCCTCGGCTCCCTCAAGCACGACGGCAAGCTGTACGGCCTGCCCACCAGCAACTACACGATGGGCCTGCTCGTCAACCGCAAGCTGTTCAAGGACGCCGGCCTCGACCCCGACAACCCGCCGCGCACCTGGGACGAGGTCCGGGCCGCCGCCAAGAAGATCGCGGGCCTCGGCGACGGCATCGCGGGCTTCGGCGAGTACAGCGCCGGCAACACCGGCGGCTGGCACTTCACCGCCCAGATGTACAGCCTCGGCGGCGACGTCGTCGACGCGAGCGGCAAGAAGGCCGCCTTCAACGACGAGCTCGGCCGGAAGGTCGCCAGGAACCTCCACGCCATGCGCTGGGAGGACGACAGCATGGGCAAGACCCAGCTGCTCAAGTGGGGCGACCTCCAGAAGCAGATCGCCACCGACAAGCTGGGCATGTTCCTCGCCGCCCCCGACGACATCGCGTACATGGTCCAGCAGCTCGGCGCGACGTACGGGAACTTCGGCATGGGCCCGATCCCCGGCGGCCGGAACACGCTCGCCGGCGGCAACAACTACATGGTCAAGAAGGGCATCTCCGGCGACAAGATCAAGGCCGCCGTCGCCTGGCTCAACTTCAAGAACCTCACCGTCGGCAAGGGCCAGTTCGACTGGGCCCGCGCCAAGACCGACGGCCTCCCGGTCGGCGTCCCACAGCCCAACTTCTGGCTGAACGGCTCCAAGGCCGAGGACGACGCCAACCGCGTCCGGAACGCGACCATGCCGGTCGCCAACTTCAAGTCCTTCATGGACAACCCGGTCGCCGGCAAGGCCGAGCCGCCGAAGGCCCAGGAGGTCTACAAGGTCCTGGACAACGTGATGTCCGCGCTCCTCACCAACAAGGACGCCGACATCGACAAGCTGCTCGCCACCGCCGAGACCCAGGTCAACCAGGTCCTGTCCCACCAGTGA
- a CDS encoding glycoside hydrolase family 13 protein yields MAAPNPSRTTDWWRDAVIYQVYPRSFADGDGDGTGDLAGVRARLPHLAELGVDAVWFTPWYASPMVDGGYDVADYRAIDPAFGTLDEAEKLIAEAAALGLRVIVDIVPNHVSDRHAWFRAALAAGPGSPERARFHFRPGRGTDGELPPNDWPSQFSGNTWTRVPDGEWYLHLFTPEQPDLNWAHPDVRREHEDVLRFWFERGVAGVRIDSAALLAKDPGLRDFVEGVDPHPYIDQDEIHDVYRSWRAIADIYGGVFVGEVWLPDAERFARYLRPDELHTAFNFNFLACPWEPGRLRRTIDDTLAEHAPVHAPATWVLCNHDVTRTATRYGRADTAFDFATKRFGTPSDLELGTRRARAAALLTLALPGSVYLYQGEELGLPEADIPPDRVQDPMHFRSGGTDPGRDGCRVPLPWEAEAPAYGFGAGPGEPWLPQPADWARYAVDRQNADPDSMLTLYRTALALRRTVPGFGDGPLTWLPAADGVLAFTRTQGLTCVVNLTHTPAPLPPHTELLLTSGPLTPDGTLPPDTAAWLRAD; encoded by the coding sequence GTGGCAGCCCCCAACCCGTCCCGCACCACCGACTGGTGGCGCGACGCCGTCATCTACCAGGTCTACCCGCGCAGCTTCGCCGACGGCGACGGCGACGGCACCGGGGACCTCGCGGGCGTCCGGGCGCGACTGCCCCACCTCGCCGAACTCGGCGTCGACGCCGTCTGGTTCACCCCCTGGTACGCCTCCCCGATGGTCGACGGCGGCTACGACGTCGCCGACTACCGCGCCATCGACCCCGCCTTCGGCACCCTCGACGAGGCCGAGAAGCTCATCGCCGAGGCCGCCGCACTCGGCCTGCGGGTCATCGTCGACATCGTCCCCAACCACGTGTCCGACCGGCACGCCTGGTTCCGGGCCGCCCTCGCCGCCGGGCCCGGCAGCCCCGAGCGCGCCCGCTTCCACTTCCGCCCCGGCCGCGGCACCGACGGCGAACTCCCGCCCAACGACTGGCCCTCCCAGTTCTCCGGCAACACCTGGACCCGCGTCCCCGACGGCGAGTGGTACCTGCACCTCTTCACCCCCGAACAGCCCGACCTCAACTGGGCGCACCCCGACGTGCGCCGCGAACACGAGGACGTCCTCCGCTTCTGGTTCGAACGCGGCGTCGCAGGCGTCCGCATCGACTCCGCCGCCCTCCTCGCCAAGGACCCCGGACTCCGCGACTTCGTCGAGGGCGTCGACCCCCACCCGTACATCGACCAGGACGAGATCCACGACGTCTACCGCTCCTGGCGCGCCATCGCCGACATCTACGGCGGCGTCTTCGTCGGCGAGGTCTGGCTCCCCGACGCCGAACGCTTCGCCCGCTACCTCCGCCCCGACGAGCTCCACACCGCCTTCAACTTCAACTTCCTCGCCTGCCCCTGGGAACCCGGACGGCTCCGCCGCACCATCGACGACACCCTCGCCGAACACGCCCCCGTCCACGCCCCCGCCACCTGGGTGCTCTGCAACCACGACGTCACGCGCACCGCCACCCGCTACGGCCGCGCCGACACCGCCTTCGACTTCGCCACCAAGCGCTTCGGCACCCCCAGCGACCTGGAGCTCGGTACCCGGCGCGCCCGCGCCGCCGCCCTCCTCACCCTCGCCCTGCCCGGCTCCGTCTACCTCTACCAGGGCGAGGAACTGGGCCTGCCCGAGGCCGACATCCCCCCGGACCGCGTCCAGGACCCGATGCACTTCCGCTCCGGCGGCACCGACCCCGGCCGCGACGGCTGCCGGGTGCCCCTCCCCTGGGAGGCCGAGGCCCCCGCGTACGGCTTCGGCGCCGGCCCGGGGGAGCCGTGGCTGCCGCAGCCCGCCGACTGGGCCCGCTACGCCGTCGACCGGCAGAACGCCGACCCCGACTCCATGCTCACCCTCTACCGCACCGCCCTCGCCCTGCGCCGCACCGTGCCCGGCTTCGGCGACGGCCCCCTCACCTGGCTCCCGGCCGCCGACGGCGTCCTCGCCTTCACCCGCACCCAGGGCCTGACCTGTGTCGTCAACCTCACGCACACCCCCGCCCCCCTCCCGCCCCACACCGAACTCCTCCTCACCAGCGGCCCGCTCACCCCGGACGGCACCCTGCCGCCGGACACGGCGGCCTGGCTCCGGGCCGACTGA
- a CDS encoding carbohydrate ABC transporter permease → MSTRTLIAPARLARPGGKAAYRIVLGLVLLGSTLVFLGPLYWLASSGFKDAQEVVQTPPTLVPGSFTPENYTRAWEVMDLATLLLNTLYYAFGALAFQLVLDVAAAYSLSKLRPVLGKAVLGMMLATLMIPATVLVVPQYLTVLDVPIVERNLLDSPWAIWLPSVTNAFNIFLLKRFFDSIPKELLHAASIDGAGPLRILWSIVLPISRPILGVVSIFAVVGVWKDFLWPMLTLPDPTKQTLNVGIYSLSNGVPVNVLIAALTIASLPTLIVFLVFQRNIMSGLTAGGLKG, encoded by the coding sequence ATGTCCACACGCACGCTCATCGCACCGGCGCGGCTCGCCCGGCCCGGCGGCAAGGCCGCCTACCGGATCGTCCTCGGCCTCGTCCTCCTCGGCTCCACCCTGGTCTTCCTCGGCCCCCTCTACTGGCTGGCGTCGAGCGGCTTCAAGGACGCCCAGGAGGTCGTCCAGACCCCGCCCACCCTCGTCCCCGGCTCCTTCACGCCGGAGAACTACACCCGGGCCTGGGAGGTCATGGACCTCGCCACCCTCCTCCTCAACACCCTCTACTACGCCTTCGGCGCGCTCGCCTTCCAGCTCGTCCTGGACGTTGCCGCCGCCTACTCGCTCTCCAAGCTGCGCCCCGTCCTCGGCAAGGCCGTCCTCGGCATGATGCTCGCCACCCTGATGATCCCGGCGACCGTCCTCGTCGTGCCCCAGTACCTCACGGTCCTCGACGTGCCGATCGTGGAACGCAACCTGCTCGACAGCCCCTGGGCGATCTGGCTCCCGTCCGTCACCAACGCCTTCAACATCTTCCTGCTGAAGCGCTTCTTCGACTCCATCCCCAAGGAACTCCTGCACGCCGCCTCCATCGACGGCGCGGGCCCTCTGCGGATCCTGTGGTCGATCGTCCTGCCGATCTCCCGGCCGATCCTCGGCGTCGTGTCGATCTTCGCGGTCGTCGGCGTCTGGAAGGACTTCCTCTGGCCGATGCTGACGCTCCCCGACCCCACCAAGCAGACGCTCAACGTGGGCATCTACTCCCTCTCCAACGGGGTCCCGGTCAACGTCCTCATCGCCGCCCTCACCATCGCCTCGCTGCCGACGCTCATCGTCTTCCTGGTCTTCCAGCGGAACATCATGAGCGGCCTCACCGCCGGCGGCCTCAAGGGCTGA
- a CDS encoding carbohydrate ABC transporter permease, whose product MPALSTIPSEAGARPRPAPPGEPAPRRATGHLAKALRRNLTAHGFLIGAVLCFAVFSWYPMVREFLLAFQKTESGRTTWVGLDNFRTVADDPAFWQAWGNTLLFTVLALVLGFAVPFVAALVINEFRHAQSYLRLLVYLPVMLPPVASVLLFKYLYDPGYGLLNELLGFLGLPEQQWLQDPDISMLAVVIASTWMNMGGATLIYLAALQSIPGELYEAAELDGAGLLRKIWHVTVPQTRLVLSLMLLMQVIATMQVFVEPFLLTGGAGPEGSTTTVVYLIYQYAFSFNDYGAAAALGLMLLVLLAGFSAAYVKLSRAEDE is encoded by the coding sequence ATGCCGGCCCTCAGCACGATCCCGAGCGAGGCGGGAGCCCGCCCCCGCCCCGCGCCTCCCGGCGAACCCGCCCCCCGCCGGGCCACCGGACACCTCGCCAAAGCCCTGCGGCGCAACCTGACCGCCCACGGCTTCCTCATCGGTGCCGTCCTCTGCTTCGCGGTCTTCTCCTGGTACCCGATGGTCCGCGAGTTCCTGCTCGCCTTCCAGAAGACCGAGAGCGGCCGCACCACCTGGGTCGGCCTCGACAACTTCCGCACGGTCGCCGACGACCCCGCCTTCTGGCAGGCCTGGGGCAACACCCTCCTGTTCACCGTCCTCGCCCTGGTCCTCGGCTTCGCCGTCCCCTTCGTCGCCGCCCTGGTCATCAACGAGTTCCGGCACGCCCAGAGCTACCTCCGGCTCCTCGTCTACCTGCCGGTCATGCTGCCCCCGGTCGCCTCGGTCCTCCTCTTCAAGTACCTGTACGACCCCGGCTACGGGCTCCTCAACGAACTCCTCGGCTTCCTCGGCCTGCCCGAACAGCAGTGGCTCCAGGACCCGGACATCTCCATGCTCGCCGTCGTCATCGCCTCGACCTGGATGAACATGGGCGGCGCGACCCTCATCTACCTCGCCGCCCTCCAGTCCATCCCCGGCGAGCTGTACGAGGCCGCCGAACTCGACGGCGCCGGCCTGCTCCGCAAGATCTGGCACGTCACCGTCCCGCAGACCCGGCTCGTCCTCTCGCTGATGCTGCTCATGCAGGTCATCGCGACCATGCAGGTCTTCGTCGAGCCGTTCCTGCTCACCGGCGGCGCCGGACCCGAAGGATCCACCACCACCGTCGTGTACCTCATCTACCAGTACGCCTTCAGCTTCAACGACTACGGCGCCGCCGCCGCCCTCGGCCTCATGCTGCTCGTACTCCTCGCCGGGTTCTCGGCGGCGTACGTCAAGCTCAGCCGCGCCGAGGACGAGTAG
- a CDS encoding discoidin domain-containing protein, which produces MSIRNWRSQCLSAVIATSLLALGGPLTPAHAAGGPNLALGDATAASSAHTEFGAANITDGNQGTYWQSSGSALPQWVQADLGTATRIDEVVLKLPAGWESRDQTLSVQGSADGTAFTTLKSSARYAFTPGAGNTVTIAFPAAQARFVRVDITANTGWSAAQLSELEVHGADGTSPNLAAGKTLTASGHTQTYTAANANDGNRATYWESTGGAFPQWLQADLGAALRVDRVVLRLPDTWEARSQTLKIQGSTDGSSFTDLTAAQAHAFDAASGRSATLTFGATTTRYVRVLVTANSVQNAAQFSELEVYGPASGDTQAPSAPANLAYTEPASGQIRLTWTASTDDTAVTGYDVYANGALLTGLAGNVTTFTDTRPANQTVSYTVRARDAAGNQSGDSNTVTRIGDAGDTQAPTAPANLAYTEPASGQIRLTWTASTDNTGVTAYEVYANNALRATVAGNTTTYTDTQPASATVTYSVRAKDAAGNRSGASNGVTRNGSGGTGSNLAVGKAITASSTVHTFVAAHANDNSTATYWEGAGGSYPNSLTVKLGADADLDRLVLRLDPAAAWGARSQTVEVLGRAQDATGFTGLVAAKSYSFDPGSGNQVTIPLTARVADVQLRFTANTGAPAGQIAEFQVIGVPAPNPNLRVTGLTVSPAAPVESDPVTVSATVRNDGSAAAPASSLAVRLGGTRVATAAVGALAAGAQTTVTASIGARDAGSYEFGAVADEADAVVEQNETDNTYTSPTALVVRPVDSSDPVAAAVTTSPSSPSAGDTVTFKVAVRNQGTVATATGSHGVTLTLLNEQGGTVKTLTGSYGGALAAGARTEVGLGPWTAADGSYTVRTVLADDGNELPVKRQNNTATQPLFVGRGADMPYDMYEAEDGTTGGGATVVGPNRTVGDIAGEASGRRAVNLDATGEYVEFTTRAATNTLVTRFSLPDAPGGGGTESTIDVYVDGVFKKALSLTSKYAWLYGSETAPGNAPGAGGPRHIYDEAQLMLGETVPAGSRIRLQKDAANTSTYAIDFVNLEQVAPVANPDPAAYAVPAGFTHQDVQNALDRVRMDTTGALTGVYLPPGDYQTASKFQVYGKAVKVVGAGPWFTRFHAPPTQDNTDVGFRAEGTAKGSLFKGFAYFGNYTSRIDGPGKVFDFANVSDIVIDDVWSEHFVCLYWGANTDRITLRNARIRNLFADGVNMTNGSTDNLVTNNDARATGDDSFALFSAIDAGGADMKNNVYENLTSTLTWRAAGVAVYGGYDNTFRNILIADTLVYSGITISSLDFGYPMNGFGTGPTTFENISIVRAGGHFWGSQTFPGIWVFSASKVFQGIRVDHVDIVDPTYSGVMFQTNYVGGQPQFPIKDTVFSDISITGARKSGDAFDAKSGFGLWANELPESGQGPAVGEVTFNGLRMSGNAVDVRNTTSTFTIHTNP; this is translated from the coding sequence ATGAGCATCCGCAACTGGAGATCACAGTGCCTGAGCGCCGTGATCGCGACGAGCCTCCTGGCGCTGGGCGGTCCCCTGACGCCCGCCCACGCCGCGGGCGGCCCCAACCTCGCCCTGGGCGACGCCACCGCGGCGAGCAGTGCGCACACCGAGTTCGGCGCCGCGAACATCACCGACGGCAACCAGGGCACGTACTGGCAGAGCTCCGGCTCCGCCCTCCCGCAATGGGTGCAGGCCGACCTCGGCACCGCCACCCGCATCGACGAGGTGGTGCTCAAGCTGCCGGCCGGCTGGGAGAGCCGCGACCAGACCCTCTCCGTCCAGGGCAGCGCCGACGGCACCGCCTTCACCACCCTGAAGTCCTCGGCGCGCTACGCCTTCACCCCGGGCGCCGGGAACACCGTGACCATCGCCTTCCCGGCCGCCCAGGCCCGCTTCGTACGGGTCGACATCACCGCCAACACCGGCTGGTCCGCCGCCCAGCTCTCCGAACTGGAGGTGCACGGCGCCGACGGCACCTCCCCGAACCTCGCCGCCGGCAAGACCCTCACCGCCAGCGGCCACACCCAGACCTACACGGCGGCCAACGCCAACGACGGGAACCGCGCCACCTACTGGGAGAGCACCGGCGGCGCCTTCCCGCAGTGGCTCCAGGCCGACCTCGGCGCCGCCCTGCGCGTCGACCGGGTCGTGCTGCGCCTGCCCGACACCTGGGAGGCACGCAGCCAGACCCTGAAGATCCAGGGCAGCACCGACGGGAGCTCCTTCACCGACCTGACCGCCGCGCAGGCCCACGCCTTCGACGCGGCGAGCGGACGCAGCGCGACGCTCACCTTCGGCGCCACCACCACCCGGTACGTCCGCGTCCTCGTCACCGCCAACTCGGTCCAGAACGCCGCCCAGTTCTCCGAGCTGGAGGTCTACGGGCCGGCGAGCGGCGACACCCAGGCACCGAGCGCCCCCGCGAACCTCGCCTACACCGAGCCCGCCTCCGGCCAGATCCGCCTGACCTGGACCGCCTCCACCGACGACACGGCCGTCACCGGCTACGACGTCTACGCCAACGGCGCCCTGCTGACCGGCCTCGCCGGGAACGTCACCACGTTCACCGACACCCGCCCGGCGAACCAGACGGTCTCCTACACGGTCCGCGCCCGGGACGCGGCCGGCAACCAGTCCGGCGACTCCAACACCGTCACCCGGATCGGCGACGCCGGCGACACCCAGGCGCCGACCGCCCCCGCGAACCTCGCCTACACCGAGCCCGCCTCCGGCCAGATCCGCCTGACCTGGACCGCCTCCACCGACAACACCGGCGTCACCGCCTACGAGGTCTACGCGAACAACGCGCTGCGCGCCACCGTCGCCGGGAACACCACCACCTACACCGACACCCAGCCCGCCTCCGCGACCGTCACCTACTCCGTCCGCGCCAAGGACGCGGCCGGGAACCGGTCCGGCGCCAGCAACGGCGTCACCCGCAACGGCAGCGGCGGCACCGGCTCCAACCTGGCCGTCGGCAAGGCGATCACCGCCTCCTCCACCGTGCACACCTTCGTCGCCGCCCACGCCAACGACAACAGCACCGCGACCTACTGGGAGGGCGCCGGCGGCAGCTACCCGAACAGCCTCACCGTGAAGCTGGGCGCCGACGCCGACCTCGACCGGCTCGTCCTGCGGCTCGACCCCGCCGCCGCCTGGGGCGCCCGCTCCCAGACCGTCGAGGTCCTCGGGCGCGCGCAGGACGCCACCGGCTTCACCGGGCTCGTCGCCGCGAAGAGCTACTCCTTCGACCCCGGCAGCGGCAACCAGGTGACGATCCCGCTCACCGCCCGCGTCGCCGACGTGCAGCTGCGCTTCACCGCCAACACCGGCGCCCCGGCCGGCCAGATCGCCGAGTTCCAGGTGATCGGCGTCCCGGCCCCCAACCCGAACCTGCGGGTCACCGGGCTGACCGTCTCGCCCGCCGCGCCCGTCGAGTCCGACCCGGTCACGGTGAGCGCGACGGTCCGCAACGACGGCTCCGCCGCCGCCCCCGCCAGCAGCCTCGCGGTGCGCCTCGGCGGCACCAGGGTCGCCACGGCCGCCGTCGGCGCGCTCGCCGCGGGTGCGCAGACCACCGTCACGGCGTCGATCGGCGCCCGGGACGCCGGCTCGTACGAGTTCGGCGCCGTCGCCGACGAGGCGGACGCGGTCGTCGAGCAGAACGAGACCGACAACACCTACACCAGCCCCACCGCGCTCGTCGTGCGGCCGGTGGACAGCTCGGACCCGGTCGCCGCCGCGGTGACCACCTCGCCGTCCAGCCCCTCGGCGGGCGACACCGTCACCTTCAAGGTCGCCGTCCGCAACCAGGGCACGGTCGCCACCGCCACCGGCTCCCACGGAGTGACGCTCACCCTGCTGAACGAGCAGGGCGGCACGGTGAAGACCCTCACCGGCTCCTACGGCGGCGCGCTGGCCGCCGGGGCGCGGACGGAGGTCGGCCTCGGGCCCTGGACGGCAGCCGACGGCTCCTACACCGTCCGCACGGTCCTCGCCGACGACGGCAACGAGCTGCCCGTGAAGCGGCAGAACAACACCGCGACCCAGCCCCTGTTCGTCGGGCGCGGCGCCGACATGCCGTACGACATGTACGAGGCGGAGGACGGCACCACCGGCGGCGGCGCGACCGTCGTCGGGCCCAACCGCACGGTCGGCGACATCGCGGGCGAGGCCTCCGGCCGCAGGGCGGTGAACCTGGACGCGACCGGGGAGTACGTCGAGTTCACCACCCGGGCCGCGACCAACACCCTGGTCACCCGCTTCTCCCTCCCCGACGCCCCGGGCGGCGGCGGAACCGAGTCGACGATCGACGTCTACGTCGACGGGGTCTTCAAGAAGGCCCTGTCGCTGACCTCGAAGTACGCGTGGCTGTACGGCTCCGAGACGGCGCCCGGCAACGCGCCGGGCGCGGGCGGCCCGCGGCACATCTACGACGAGGCGCAGCTCATGCTCGGCGAGACCGTGCCGGCCGGCAGCCGGATCCGGCTCCAGAAGGACGCCGCGAACACCTCCACGTACGCGATCGACTTCGTGAACCTGGAGCAGGTCGCGCCGGTGGCCAACCCCGACCCGGCCGCGTACGCGGTCCCGGCGGGCTTCACCCACCAGGACGTGCAGAACGCGCTGGACCGGGTCCGGATGGACACAACGGGAGCCCTGACGGGCGTCTACCTGCCGCCGGGCGACTACCAGACGGCGAGCAAGTTCCAGGTGTACGGCAAGGCCGTGAAGGTGGTCGGCGCCGGGCCCTGGTTCACGAGGTTCCACGCCCCCCCGACGCAGGACAACACGGACGTCGGCTTCCGTGCGGAGGGGACGGCGAAGGGCTCGCTGTTCAAGGGCTTCGCCTACTTCGGCAACTACACCTCGCGGATCGACGGCCCGGGGAAGGTCTTCGACTTCGCGAACGTCTCGGACATCGTCATCGACGACGTCTGGAGCGAGCACTTCGTCTGCCTCTACTGGGGCGCCAACACCGACCGGATCACCCTCAGGAACGCCCGGATCCGGAACCTCTTCGCCGACGGCGTCAACATGACCAACGGGTCGACGGACAACCTGGTGACCAACAACGACGCGCGGGCCACCGGCGACGACAGCTTCGCGCTGTTCTCGGCGATCGACGCGGGCGGCGCGGACATGAAGAACAACGTCTACGAGAACCTGACCAGCACGCTCACCTGGCGGGCGGCGGGCGTGGCCGTCTACGGCGGTTACGACAACACCTTCCGCAACATCCTGATCGCCGACACCCTGGTCTACTCCGGCATCACCATCTCCTCGCTGGACTTCGGCTACCCGATGAACGGATTCGGAACCGGACCGACGACCTTCGAGAACATCTCGATCGTGCGGGCCGGCGGGCACTTCTGGGGCTCGCAGACCTTCCCCGGCATCTGGGTCTTCTCCGCCTCGAAGGTCTTCCAGGGGATCAGGGTCGACCACGTCGACATCGTCGACCCCACCTACAGCGGGGTGATGTTCCAGACGAACTACGTGGGCGGGCAGCCGCAGTTCCCCATCAAGGACACCGTCTTCAGCGACATCTCCATCACGGGTGCGCGCAAGAGCGGTGACGCCTTCGACGCGAAGTCCGGCTTCGGCCTGTGGGCCAACGAGCTGCCCGAGTCGGGCCAGGGCCCGGCGGTGGGCGAGGTGACCTTCAACGGGCTGCGGATGAGCGGAAACGCCGTGGACGTCCGCAACACCACCTCCACCTTCACGATCCACACCAACCCGTAG